From Vanrija pseudolonga chromosome 1, complete sequence, a single genomic window includes:
- the FUBT gene encoding Efflux pump FUBT has product MAGQADFLPIHYQQAAPTPKASSSSHSPSLDPPYTSAKVSPVTAQMSTASSETAQGAVVLPNGEPASKYTLKKLPWRPYVTPFETILNHPYKGSGTEEDPYIIDWLPVDPEDPQRWPDVYKWSQIVLASFATLAVALSSSAYTGGIPSLLHDFGGSLRFWTGGVSLFVLGFAFGPLIWAPTSEVWGRRIIYIISYIFLTLWQGVAIASPNRGSILVFRGLAGFFGSSPLANAGGTISDILSSKQMGLGMALFSVAPFLGPALGPIAGGFLGQAAGWKWVFGLLTIFCFVVLLAITFTAAETYTPLLLRQRATTLSKATGKVYRFRADAAKPLDVKALFIASLARPWKFLFLEPIVLIFSIYIAIIYGILYLNFAAYPIVFSTPKAVGGRGWSTGIEGLAFLGIMVGAILSVIITIFVSNPQYLRRVKERGHPEPEDRLPPAMWGGIAIVIGLAGFAATDGPKVHWIAPIIFGVPFGMGMVILFLAVMGYLVDTYTIYAASVLAANSVLRSLFGAAFPMFTHDMYDKLGIHWAAALPGFLAFACLPAPFLFYKYGKTIRARCKYASEAAAVFAQIMAARAAALAGGATDPEKTAGIAASETEEEGYANPEMFDLERTMSMEEELGSPQTRPTELYHATSNTTQLARSMSPRSP; this is encoded by the exons ATGGCTGGGCAGGCAGACTTTCTCCCCATTCATTATCAACAAGCAGCGCCTACACCAAAGGCTAGCAGTAGCAGTCACTCACCCTCGCTCGACCCCCCATACACATCAGCCAAAGTGTCGCCCGTCACCGCCCAA ATGTCGACCGCGTCCTCCGAGACGGCCCAaggcgccgtcgtgctccCCAACGGCGAGCCAGCATCAAAGTACACGCTCAAGAAGCTCCCGTGGCGCCCCTACGTGACGCCGTTCGAGACCATCCTCAACCACCCCTACaagggcagcggcaccgaggaggaccCCTACATCATCGACTGGCTccccgtcgaccccgaggacccTCAGCGCTGGCCTGACGTCTACAAGTGGAGCCAGATCGTGCTTGCGTCGttcgcgacgctcgccgtcgcgctctcCTCGTCAGCATACACCGGCGGTATCCCGTCCCTCCTGCACGACTTTGGCGGCTCGCTGCGTTTCTGGACTGGCGGCGTCTCGCTCTTCGTTCTCGGCTTTGCCTTCGGCCCGCTCATCTGGGCACCCACCTCCGAGGTCTGGGGCCGCCGCATCATCTACATCATCTCCTACATCTTCCTCACGCTCTGGCAGGGTGTGGCCATTGCGTCGCCTAACCGCGGCTCGATCCTCGTCttccgcggcctcgcgggcttcttcggctcgtcgcccctcgccaacgccggcggcaccaTCTCGGACATTCTGAGTTCCAAGCAGATGGGCCTCGGCATGGCCCTCTTCTCCGTCGCGCccttcctcggccccgcGCTCGGCCCCATCGCTGGCGGCTTCCTCGGCCAGGCCGCGGGATGGAAGTGGGTCTTTGGCCTCCTCACCATCTTCtgcttcgtcgtcctcctcgccatcacgttcaccgccgccgagactTACACGCCCCTGCTACTCCGTCAGCGCGCGACCACCCTCTCCAAGGCCACCGGCAAGGTCTACCGCttccgcgccgacgccgccaagccgctcgacgtcaaggccCTCTTcatcgcctcgctcgcccgtccCTGGAAgttcctcttcctcgagccCATCGTCCTCATCTTCTCCATCTACATTGCCATCATCTACGGTATCCTCTACCTCAACTTTGCCGCCTACCCCATCGTCTTCTCGACCCCCAAGGCggtcggcggccgtggctgGAGCACCGGCATCGAGggcctcgccttcctcggtATCATGGTCGGCGCGATCCTTTCcgtcatcatcaccatcTTTGTCTCCAACCCTCAGTACCTCCGCCGCGTCAAGGAGCGCGGCCACCCCGAGCCTGAGGACCGTCTCCCCCCAGCCATGTGGGGTGGTATCGCCATCGTGATCGGTCTCGCCGGCTTCGCCGCCACTGATGGCCCCAAGGTCCACTGGATCGCGCCCATCATCTTTGGTGTCCCCTTCGGCATGGGCATGgtcatcctcttcctcgctgtCATGGGctacctcgtcgacacgTACACCATCTACGCCGCCTCGGTCCTTGCTGCCAACTCGGTCCTCCGTTCGCTCTTCGGTGCCGCCTTCCCCATGTTCACCCACGACATgtacgacaagctcggcatCCACTGGGCTGCTGCTCTCCCCGGCTTCCTCGCTTTCGCGTGTCTCCCCGCTCCCTTCCTGTTCTACAAGTACGGCAAGACCATCCGCGCCAGGTGCAAGTACGCctccgaggccgccgccgtctttGCCCAGATCATGGCCGCCCgtgcggccgcgctcgctggcggcgctaCCGACCCCGAGAAGACCGCCGGCATCGCCGCCtccgagaccgaggaggagggctACGCCAACCCCGAGATgttcgacctcgagcgcacCATGtcgatggaggaggagctcggcagccCCCAGACTCGCCCCACCGAGCTCTACCACGCCACGAGCAACACGACGCAGCTCGCCCGCAGCATGTCGCCTCGTTCGCCCTAA
- the vwkA gene encoding Alpha-protein kinase vwkA encodes MDDDMYDDSSSGYSAYSSYYAAYPPRSPPPTPPRPEPVVNYNVRYIESDGLRMRKCIDLVFVLDCTGSMQRYINSVRDHIFAICDLIRGEEGLNGADDLRVAIVNYRDHKPQDNTYVYKFHPFTSNIVDVQGYLRGLTAAGGGDGPEAVTAAMAACLTELEWRREAARMVVLIADAPPHGIGESGDQIKQGDPDGHDPLVIARTMAQHGITFFMVACEDTLSNYSRAVDFFTAICNMTSGVMMPLTTADLLAMTIVGSVLENMDMERLISEIGREVAERIKEKGENLQSVEEVAQELHERLLLRNEQTKQVQLQDVYIQSDSSRKNVSMWMNAQYIHEVAPLILPVSGRRLTDKFRKNNYNSGFKYTPGGRLPPRRTSATAGVAPPTPGTPPTDLAVGSPPRLGTSPSSPPRKIVSDFKVFGAAPAAGSAPSLSVFGAPMLATGPGGGMFGATARTPASNTAMRGFRGGEDDDDDDDEDSGTQFRQAAISLDQARRIATQSVFRAGRLPI; translated from the exons atggacgacgacatgtACGACGACTCGTCCTCTGGCTACTCTGCCTACTCGTCCTACTATGCAGCTTACCCTCCCCGCTCCCCCCCACCAACGCCACCCAGGCCCGAGCCAGTCGTAAACTACAATGTGAGGTACATTGAGAGCGACGGACTGCGCATGCGCAAGTGCAT CGACCTCGTCTTTGTCCTCGACTGCACAGGCTCCATGCAGCGCTACATCAACTCCGTCCGTGACCACATTTTTGCCATTTGCGATTTAATCCGCGGCGAAGAGGGCctcaacggcgccgacgacctgcgcgtTGCT ATTGTCAACTACCGCGACCACAAGCCACAGGACAACACCTACGTCTACAAGTTCCACCCGTTCACCTCGAACATTGTCGATGTCCAGGGCTACCTCCGCGGACTGACTG ctgctggtggtggcgacggcccAGAAGCGGTCACCGCGGCCATGGCCGCGTGCCTTACCGAGCTCGAATGGCGTCGCGAAGCCGCGCGCATGgtcgtcctcatcgccgacgcgcccccCCATG GCATTGGCGAGAGCGGAGATC AGATCAAGCAGGGTGACCCCGATG GACACGACCCTCTCGTTATCGCTCGGACAATGGCCCAGCATGGTATCACTTTC TTCATGGTGGCTTGCGAAGACACATTGTCCAACTACTCG CGCGCTGTCGACTTCTTCACGGCCATCTGCAACATGACGTCGGGTGTCATGATGCCCTTGACGACGGCTGACCTGCTGGCCATGACGATTGTGGGCAGTGTGCTGGAGAACATGGACATGGAGCGTCTCATTTCTG AAATCGGtcgcgaggtcgccgagcgcatcaAGGAGAAGGGTGAGAACCTGCAAagcgtcgaggaggttgccCA GGAGCTCCACGAGCGTCTCCTTCTCCGCAACGAGCAGACCAAGCAGGTCCAACTGCAGGACGTCTACATCCAGTCGGACAGCTCGAGAAAGAACGTCTCCATGTGGATGAATGCGCAGTACATTCACGAGGTTGCGCCACTTATCCTTCCG GTCTCTGGACGGCGCCTGACAGACAAGTTCCGCAAGAACAACTACAACTCTGGGTTCAAGTACACCCCTGGAGGTCGTCTCCCTCCGCGCCGTACGTCGGCCACGGCCGGTGTTGCCCCACCAACCCCGGGCACCCCGCCAACCGATTTGGCTGTTGGCTCGCCTCCCCGGCTcggcacctcgccgtcctcgcccccGCGAAAGATTGTCTCCGACTTCAAGGTATTCGGAGCTGCGCCTGCGGCAGGATCAGCTCCCAGTCTCTCGGTGTTTGGCGCTCCTATGCTAGCCACTGGGCCCGGTGGTGGCATGTTTGGCGCAACGGCCCGCACGCCTGCGTCCAATACTGCCATGCGTGGCTTcagaggcggcgaggacgacgacgacgatgacgacgaggacagcggTACCCAGTTCCGCCAAGCTgccatctcgctcgaccaGGCGCGTCGTATCGCCACTCAGTCCGTGTTCCGCGCTGGTCGCCTCCCGATCTAA
- the kdsD gene encoding Arabinose 5-phosphate isomerase KdsD: MTTTLASASASFDAKRAQQLARDTFKTEAEALLALAERVDESFAEAVALILATTGRVIVMGMGKSGHIGRKIAATFASTGTPAFFVHPAEAGHGDMGMVTYGDLILAISNSGESSELTILLPLIKHLDVPLIAVTGGLHSTLAKHADVVLNSSVHREACPLNLAPTTSTTAQLALGDALAVALLDARDFSSEDFARSHPMGALGARLSLTPSRGSTSSSNASSRTNSSNGTRGTRFSFA, from the coding sequence atgaCAACAACGCTTGCATCAGCGTCAGCATCCTTTGACGCCAAGCGtgcgcagcagctcgcgcgcgacacgtTCAAGacggaggccgaggcgctgctggccctcgccgagcgcgtagACGAGTCGtttgccgaggccgtcgcgctcatcctcgccacgACGGGCCGCGTTATCGTCATGGGCATGGGCAAGAGCGGGCATATCGGGCGCAAGATCGCAGCGACGTTCGCGtcgacgggcacgccggcgttCTTCGTGCaccccgccgaggcgggccaCGGCGACATGGGCATGGTGACCTATGGcgacctcatcctcgccatctcCAACTCGGGCGAGAGCTCCGAGCTCACCATCCTCCTCCCGCTTATCAAGCACCTCGACGTGCCCCTTATCGCCGTGACTGGCGGCCTGCACTCCACGCTCGCGaagcacgccgacgtcgtcctcaacTCGAGCGTACACCGCGAGGCTTGCCCCCTCAAcctcgcgccgacgaccagcaccaccgcgcagcttgcgcttggcgacgcgctcgccgtcgccctgctTGACGCACGGGACTTTAGCTCCGAGGACTTTGCCCGTTCGCATCCCAtgggcgcgctcggcgcccgcctgtcgctcacgccgtcgcgcggatccacgagcagcagcaacgcgagctcgcgcacaaATAGCTCCAACGGGACACGGGGGACACGCTTCTCGTTCGCATAG
- the usp102 gene encoding U1 small nuclear ribonucleoprotein, with amino-acid sequence MADLAPSAGPSRVADAPAATTVPAENGALNGTTHGSADDDDDEDQLGPDGLPKNASETLYLHNLNEKVRIPVLTQTLASLFKPYRPLQPVVAHRNARMRGQAFISFADKATADLARRDVNEFPLYGKPVIIAFARTQSDVVHKRQDGEEGLEEWKKVRLADKKLKRKDNPFRRKQIAKHKAGADDTAGPSAAKKPRLQMPDEYLPPNPVLFIQNLPDGTTQEDLREVFEQYPGLVEIRTIAAKKDIAFVEFEGEDSATVAKDALHNFKIDGETKMKVTYARK; translated from the exons AtggccgacctcgccccaTCCGCAGGACCgagccgcgtcgccgacgccccagccgccacgACAGTGCCAGCAGAGAACGGCGCTTTGAACGGCACGACACATGGCagcgcagacgacgacgacgacgaggaccagCTCGGCCCGGACGGGCTGCCGAAGAACGCGAGCGAGACGCTGTACCTGCACAACCTGAACGAGAAGGTCCGGATACCTG TCCTCACCCAAACCCTCGCATCGCTGTTCAAGCCGTACCGCCCCCTCCAGCCCGTGGTGGCGCACCGTAATGCCCGGATGCGCGGGCAGGCGTTCATCAGCTTTGCGGACAAGGCGACGGCTGATCTGGCAAGGCGGGATGTGAACGAGTTTCCGCTGTATGGGAAGCCTGTG ATCATCGCCTTCGCGCGCACACAATCCGACGTTGTCCATAAGCGGCAggacggggaggaggggctcGAGGAGTGGAAGAAGGTCCGGTTGGCAGACAAGA AGCTCAAACGCAAGGACAACCCCTTCCGCCGAAAACAGATTGCCAAGCacaaggccggcgcggacgacacggccggcCCCAGCGCAGCCAAGAAGCCGCGCCTGCAAATGCCAGACGAGTACCTGCCGCCCAACCCGGTGCTGTTCATCCAGAACCTGCCCGACGGCACGACGCAAGAGGACCTGCGCGAGGTGTTTGAACAGTACCCTGGCCTCGTAGAGATCCGTACCATtgccgccaagaaggacaTTGCGTTCGTCGAGTTTGAGGGCGAGGACTCGGCGACGGTCGCCAAGGACGCGCTGCACAACTTCAAGATTGACGGCGAGACGAAGATGAAG GTGACGTATGCGCGCAAGTAG
- the CLIP-190 gene encoding Restin gives MSRLPQLSTPGRPLQTSPGGTPAGSGIPTPSMRRPRSSLGPGAPVAAKPDAAEMDQALKDVLRRRPPSSLGRSDDPDTPTQPSSAASTAAEYTTPGRSLQAPRTPAFRPRTPSAAMATPTAASRPGSRPSLAAPRASLIGSTSTPSRRSSMSTSTTSAVATPFRRPESRASITAEPKWSPQVGDRVRLPSHGYEGTLRYLGPTHIRDGIWAGVELEGGFQGKGRNDGSVDGVKYFECAPMCGIFALADKLSPPTSERAAPSRPASVASQRSLTSSYSASGRVTPAGRRAVTPSFGSRSVSGRPKTDDDPSLTPTAERRTQPLGNSTVSNAARAEAKITAGSRASKYLGMTAKQLEARTGVPPAAATPAKSLTASTTTPRASKIGIGGVTPARGRPSIGGLTTPKPRAPRMSSATEMMPPPPSPQAKQQSHAAAELERELDELRRKNAELEEQLGNADALAEAQRQDAEELRLDLERVRGEAEALEVQLATTNSSATEHRQRADELNQSGDKLKEELEAKIKELTEVQREMQLAAERASGELEAGIEAKRVEVRKVEERAEAAEFEAAEMKRLVDELTLAGNQIIELNESKQFTFECQIRDLQESLSRKDEEIETLKKADAAASADKPSSPRAATAAEIDNETLTAQVKHLQNRIVSLEEQIDEARSQAESDSSAWQAKYNKTRDNERSGADDLAASKAEVARLNKEAEGATARIAELQGAVKENQSALEAARADIEALRGEATEAESLRISAQQENKISELQAKVVQLSGHEVRARDLENKMSSLVSEIAKLKSHNTKTVDDSPMSPGSPEGSLNRSMSRRPRTSTGTIEEAEKSIRGYRHIVQEMTSENALLKSRHSDLEEEIVMLKEEIKLLQDINESDAPASSASSKELAAALAEIARLQETIKELEREVSELESLVESKIYREDELETHLHKANQERDNYKARVKALEATAAAASSAPNSRPVSIDLGGAKSHAANGTNGNGHGSTDTRCELCEGPHDLDACPVFSGSTLDGSDKSSPLAVKSKKWCADCESSAHDTAECPMADDVF, from the exons ATGTCCCGCCTCCCACAGCTGTCCACACCAGGACGCCCGCTGCAGACATCGCCAGGCGGGACCCCAGCCGGGTCTGGCATCCCCACGCCTTCAATGCGCCGACCGCGATCTTCCCTCGGACCAGGGGCACCCGTCGCCGCAAAGCCAGATGCAGCAGAAATGGACCAGGCACTCAAAGACGTCCTCCGACGCCGTCCACCCTCAAGCTTGGGACGCTCAGACGaccccgacacgccgacCCAGCCTTCCTCTGCCGCCtctaccgccgccgagtaCACGACCCCCGGACGATCACTGCAGGCCCCACGGACACCGGCCTTTAGGCCACGGACACCCTCGGCCGCCATGGCGACACCGACGGCAGCGTCAAGACCAGGGTCACGCCCGTCACTtgccgcgcctcgcgcctcgctgATTGGCTCGAcatcgacgccatcgcgccgctcgtccatgtcgacctcgacgacatcggCCGTAGCCACCCCGTTCAGGCggcccgagtcgcgcgccAGCATCACGGCGGAACCCAAATGGTCGCCCCAGGTGGGCGATCGCGTCCGGCTTCCCTCGCACGGCTACGAAGGGACCCTGCGGTATCTCGGTCCCACCCATATCCGAGACGGCATCTGGGCTGGTGTCGAGCTGGAAGGCGGGTTCCAAGGCAAGGGGCGCAACGATGGCTCTGTGGACGG CGTCAAGTACTTTGAGTGCGCGCCGATGTGTGGTATCTTTGCACTCGCAGACAAGCTCTCACCGCCGACATCGGAGCGCGCCGCTCCGTCCAGACCCGCGTCTGTTGCATCGCAGCGTTCCCTCACGTCGTCGTATTCTGCATCGGGGCGTGTCACACCAGCCGGAAGGAGGGCAGTCACGCCCAGTTTTGGCTCGCGTTCAGTGTCTGGGCGGCCAaagacggacgacgacccgagcttgacgccgacggccgagcgccgaACCCAGCCACTGGGCAACAGCACCGTGTCGAATGCGGCgcgtgccgaggccaagatcaCCGCGGGATCGAGGGCAAGCAAGTACTTGGGCATGACGGCCAAGCAATTAGAGGCGCGAACAGGCGTTCCGCCAGCGGCAGCTACCCCGGCCAAGAGCCTGACGGCTagcacgacgacaccacGAGCGTCCAAAATTGGCATCGGTGGTGTCACGCCTGCGCGTGGACGGCCTAGCATTGGCGGTTTAACTACCCCGAAGCCCCGCGCTCCGAGGATGAGCTCTGCGACGGAAATGATGCCACCGCCTCCCAGCCCCCAGGCGAAGCAGCAGAGCCACgctgcggccgagctggagcgagAACTCGACGAGCTCCGTCGGAAgaacgccgagctcgaggagcagctgggCAATGCCGAtgcccttgccgaggcgcagcgccaggacgccgaggagctccgcctcgacctgGAGCGCGTtcgaggcgaggccgaggctcTCGAGGTGCAGCTTGCGACCACCAACTCGTCTGCCACCGAACACCGCCAgcgtgccgacgagctcaaccAGAGcggcgacaagctcaaggaaGAACTCGAGGCCAAGATCAAGGAGCTCACCGAGGTGCAGCGTGAGATGCAGCtggctgccgagcgcgcctctggcgagctcgaggccggtATCGAGGCTAAGCGTGTCGAGGtgcgcaaggtcgaggagcgtgccgaggctgccgaaTTTGAGGCTGCTGAGATGAAACGTTTAGTGGATGAGTTGACCCTCGCGGGTAAC cAAATCATCGAGCTCAACGAGAGCAAGCAGTTCACGTTCGAGTGCCAGATCCGTGACCTCCAGGAGAGCCTCTCAaggaaggacgaggagattgagacgctcaagaaggccgatGCGGCGGCTTCCGCCGACAAGCCCTCTTCTCCTCGTGCTGCGACtgccgccgagatcgacaaCGAGACCCTCACTGCCCAGGTCAAGCACCTCCAGAACCGCATCGTGTCGCTCGAGGAACAGATCGACGAGGCCCGCAGCCAGGCTGAATCCGACTCGAGCGCTTGGCAGGCAAAGTACAACAAGACGCGCGACAATGAGCGTtcgggcgccgacgacctcgctgcGTCCAAGGCCGAAGTCGCGAGGCTGAACAAGGAGGCTGAGGGTGCCACtgcgcgcatcgccgagctccagGGTGCCGTCAAGGAGAACCAGTCGGCTCTCGAGGCTGCGCGGGCCGACATTGAGGCGTTACGCGGCGAGGCTACCGAGGCGGAGTCGCTGCGCATCTCTGCCCAGCAGGAGAACAAGATTAGCGAGCTGCAGGCCAAGGTTGTCCAGCTGTCTGGACACGAAGTCAgagcgcgcgacctcgagaacAAGATGTCGTCGCTGGTCAGCGAGATTGCCAAG CTCAAGAGCCACAACACCAAGACGGTCGACGACTCGCCGATGAGCCCTGGCAGCCCTGAAGGCAGTCTCAACCGCTCCatgtcgcgccgcccacgcacGTCGACGGGCACGATTGAGGAGGCAGAGAAGTCGATCCGCGGCTACCGCCACATTGTGCAGGAGATGACCTCTGAGAATGCCCTGTTGAAGAGCAGGCATTCGGACCTTGAGGAGGAGATTGTCAtgctcaaggaggagatcAAGCTGCTGCAGGACATCAACGAGTCGGatgcgccggcgagctcggcgtcgagt AAGGAACTggccgccgctctcgccgagATTGCTCGCCTGCAGGAGACGATCAAGGAG ctcgagcgcgaagTCTCCGAGCTCGAATCTCTCGTCGAGTCCAAGATCTaccgcgaggacgagctcgagacgcaCCTTCACAAGGCCAACCAAGAGCGTGACAACTACAAGGCCAGAGTCAAGGCGCTGGAAGCgaccgcggccgcggcgtcgtctgcACCCAACTCGCGACCCGTCTccatcgacctcggcggcgccaagtCGCACGCTGCCAACGGCACCAACGGAAACGGCCACGGCAGCACCGACACGCGCTGCGAGCTGTGCGAAGGGccgcacgacctcgacgcaTGCCCCGTGTTCTCTGGCAGCACGCTCGATGGCAGCGAcaagtcgtcgccgctggccgtCAAGTCTAAGAAGTGGTGTGCAGACTGCGAGTCGTCTGCGCACGACACGGCCGAATGCcccatggccgacgacgtgttTTAG